GGTTGACGCGGGCGCGTCGCGCCGCGAGCGTCATGCATCAACGGAGCCCCGATGACGACGACGCCCGAAAACCTCGGACAACCGCAATCCGGCCCATTGGCCGATCCGCTGACGGACAACCCGCGCCCCGGCGTGATGCCTCACGGGTTCTTCGGCCACCCACGCGGTCTCTCGACGCTGTTCTTCACGGAGATGTGGGAGCGATTCAGCTACTACGGCATGCGCGCGTTCCTGATTCTCTACATGGTGCACGTGCTCGGGTTCGACGACCGGCACGCCGGCTCGGTGTACGGCACCTACACGGGGAGCGTGTGGGCGGCGACGATCTTCGGCGGCATCATCGCCGACCGTTGGCTGGGGCAGTACAAGAGCGTGCTCATCGGCGGCATCATCATCGCGCTGGGGCACTTCACGCTGGCGTTCCATCCGCTGCCGTTCTTCTACGCCGGGCTGGCGCTGATCGTCATCGGTACCGGACTGCTCAAGCCGAACGTGAGCGGCATCGTCGGGTCACTGTACGAGACCAACGATGCGCGTCGCGACGCCGGCTTCTCGATCTTCTACATGGGAATCAACCTCGGCGCGGCCATCGGCCCATTCATCGCCGGCTACCTGGCGCAGGAGGTCGATTGGCATCTGGGGTTCGCCTGCGCCGGCGTGGGGATGACGCTGGGGCTCATCCAGTACGTTCGCGGCCGCCGGCACCTGCAGCCGGCCATCGATCGGCTCGAGCGGCAGCGGCGTGAGGCGGCCGAGACGGCCGCGGCGGCGAAACTCCAGCGGGCAACGGGCGCCCCGGGAACGGCGCCGATGGAGCCCGTGTTCTGGGGCTTCACCAGAGTCGAATGGAAACGGCTGGCCGCGATGGGGGTATTCTTCGTGTTCGCCGCGGTATTCTGGGGCGCGTACGAGCAGGCGGGATCGACCCTCAACCTGTTCGGCGACCGCTATACTCGGACGGTGATTCTGGGCTTCAGCTTCCCGTCGAGTTGGTTCGTCTCGGTTCAGGCGATCTTCGTGATTCTGCTCGCGCCGGTGTTCGCTTGGTTCTGGATGTGGCTCAAGGATCGTGAGCCGTCCACGCCCGCCAAGTTCGCCGCCGGCCTGTTCTTCATCGGGATGTCGTTCGTGCTGCTGCTGATTCCGGCCTACAAGCTTCAGGCCTCGCCGGAGATCCGGGTGGCGCCGTTCTGGCTCATCGGCTGCTATTTCATCCAGGAGCTCGGAGAGATGTCGTTGTCGCCGGTGGGACTCTCCGTGTTCACGAAGCTCTCGCCGGTGAAGATCGTCGGCTTCATGCTCGGGGTCTGGTTCCTGGCCGACGCCGTGGGCAACAAGGCGGCAGGCTACGCGGCGGGGTTCATCTCGTCGGCGCCGCTCCCGGAGCTGTTCGGAGTGATCGCCGCGACGTGTCTCGGCGCGTCGCTGGTTGCCACGCTGATGATCAAACCCGTACGCGGATTGATGAGCGGGGTGCATTGAGCCGGACGGTCGGCGACGCGGTGGCCCGCATGGGTCGTGGCGTCCGCGCGGCGGAGGCCAGCGGCCAGCGATCACGGCACTCGATACGTGTGTGATTGCTGCAAACGAAACGCTCCGCAGATCGATCGCGGAGCGTTCGTTGTAAACCCTTTGGTTTCTTGTACTCTTACAGTCGGGGCGACTGGATTCGAACCAGCGACCTCCTGCTCCCGAAGCAGGCGCTCTACCGGGCTAAGCTACGCCCCGATGCGTGGCTAGAGACTTCAACACCGCTCGCGGCGATCACCTTCGCGCCCGCCGCCCCACTCAAATTCGTCGTGTATGCGCCCAGAGGGACTCGAACCCCCAACCTTCTGATCCGTAGTCAGATGCTCTATCCAATTGAGCTATGGGCGCAACGCAGCCAGCAGAGGCCTACGCACAAAAGGCCTAGTCGTCAAAATTACCCGCCGCGCCGAGGGTAATCAACCATTCGCTGAGTGCCGCAATCCGTTCCCCGCCGTTTCGCCCCTGCGCCGTACTTGCCGGCCCTCATTGGCCGTTACAAGAAACCCCATGCTCCTCTCGGAGTCACGGGGTATGGGCGGTACAAGACTCGAACTTGTGACCTCCACGATGTCAACGTGGCGCTCTAACCAACTGAGCTAACCGCCCGCGCCGCCACGGGAACTTTCCGCCCCGTTCCGCGGTTCATCACATGAGTCGATATCAGAGAGCGGGAAACGGGACTCGAACCCGCGACCCCAACCTTGGCAAGGTTGTGCTCTACCAACTGAGCTATTCCCGCAATCTCCGGGCTGTGCTGTCAACGCTTCCTTCGGCCCGGCCGTCAGCACCGACCAATCGTCGGCGCCGATGGAGGCGAGGGGAATCGAACCCCTGACCTCTTGAATGCCATTCAAGCGCTCTCCCAACTGAGCTACGCCCCCGGGGATAACTCGCTAAGACCGCAAGTCATCAGGAACCGCGAAGTATATCCAGGCGTATAAGGAGTGTCAACGAAGGGGACTGGCGATTCCCCGGTAATGCGGTATTTTTTGTCGCCTTCCATTGTCTCATGAAGATGGAAACCGTGCGCCGCTCGTTGCGCGCACTTTCGCAGTCCAGCTCCGCGATGCCCGGCGTCGCCGCTCCATACGATCATTCAACACGCAGTCCGTTCGAGGCTATACATGACCGAAGTCAAGCGCCGCCGTCGCCGTGCCGCGCCGGTGGGCATCGCGCCCAGCGAACCCGAGCGCGACATCCTGGACCAGTACCTCTATGAGGTCAGCACCTACCCCCTGCTCAAGGGCATGGAGGAGATCGAACTCGCCCGGAAAATCCGCGCCGGCGACCAGGACGCGCTCCAGGAACTGGTCAAGCGCAACCTGCGCTTCGTGATCTCCGTGGCCAAAAAGTACCAGAACCGCGGTCTCCCGCTCATCGATCTGATCGGCGAAGGGAACGTCGGCCTGCTCACGGCCGCCCGCAAGTTCGATCCCGACCAGGGCGTCAAGTTCATCTCCTATGCGGTGTGGTGGATCCGCCAGGCCATCCTCTCGGCCCTCGCCCGCCAGGGACGCACGGTCCGCGTGCCCCTCAACCGCACGGCTGACCTCTCGCGCATCATCAAGGCATCGGAGATCCTCCGGCAGAAGCTCAATCGCGAGCCCAATCCGGAGGAGTTGTCGCACCTCACCGGCCTCTCGGTGGACGTCGTGCAGTCCCTCGCCGCACTCAATACCAGCGACGTGCGCCTCGACGCCCCCATGGACCCCGAAGGCGACCGCTCGCTCATCGAGCGGTTCGTCGCCGATGAGATGCCCGACACCGAAGAGGAAGCCATGAACCGGTTCCTCACCGACGAAATCGAACAGGCGCTGAGCACGCTTCCTCCTCGTGATGCC
The window above is part of the Gemmatimonadaceae bacterium genome. Proteins encoded here:
- a CDS encoding peptide MFS transporter, with the protein product MTTTPENLGQPQSGPLADPLTDNPRPGVMPHGFFGHPRGLSTLFFTEMWERFSYYGMRAFLILYMVHVLGFDDRHAGSVYGTYTGSVWAATIFGGIIADRWLGQYKSVLIGGIIIALGHFTLAFHPLPFFYAGLALIVIGTGLLKPNVSGIVGSLYETNDARRDAGFSIFYMGINLGAAIGPFIAGYLAQEVDWHLGFACAGVGMTLGLIQYVRGRRHLQPAIDRLERQRREAAETAAAAKLQRATGAPGTAPMEPVFWGFTRVEWKRLAAMGVFFVFAAVFWGAYEQAGSTLNLFGDRYTRTVILGFSFPSSWFVSVQAIFVILLAPVFAWFWMWLKDREPSTPAKFAAGLFFIGMSFVLLLIPAYKLQASPEIRVAPFWLIGCYFIQELGEMSLSPVGLSVFTKLSPVKIVGFMLGVWFLADAVGNKAAGYAAGFISSAPLPELFGVIAATCLGASLVATLMIKPVRGLMSGVH
- a CDS encoding RNA polymerase sigma factor RpoD/SigA, encoding MTEVKRRRRRAAPVGIAPSEPERDILDQYLYEVSTYPLLKGMEEIELARKIRAGDQDALQELVKRNLRFVISVAKKYQNRGLPLIDLIGEGNVGLLTAARKFDPDQGVKFISYAVWWIRQAILSALARQGRTVRVPLNRTADLSRIIKASEILRQKLNREPNPEELSHLTGLSVDVVQSLAALNTSDVRLDAPMDPEGDRSLIERFVADEMPDTEEEAMNRFLTDEIEQALSTLPPRDAKVLRLYFGLEGGREHTLEEIGSMLGVTRERVRQLRDRALKRLREGDVGRALGSFAA